One Beggiatoa leptomitoformis DNA segment encodes these proteins:
- a CDS encoding tetratricopeptide repeat protein, translating into MPTETILLETEAPTPSTQQAMLFEEYQQVFQQTALDPLTDYIVRYEHDELRKQAVTKIKIEREQRCQHVANNIIKLPPTAENIQKITNSYQYSCPALVEKFSATVPKNTAIPETTLETTAVSAPVPLTEKAATTVSVPANTPETTLETTAISAPVPLTEKAATTVSVPSNTPETTLAATAVSAPVPLTEKAATTVSVPANAPETTLATTAVSAPVPLTEKAATTVSVPANTATSETIATTDKKTCEALYIARQFATAISVCQQEATAGGVSAQFYLGASYLHTNNPQSAYSWFKKAAEQGHSEAQYQIGQLYYTGNGVGQSHDKAVEWFELAAKQHNTQAQFMLNNM; encoded by the coding sequence ATGCCAACAGAAACAATTCTTTTAGAAACGGAAGCACCGACACCCTCCACACAACAAGCGATGCTTTTTGAAGAATATCAACAAGTGTTTCAGCAGACAGCCCTTGATCCACTAACCGATTACATTGTTCGTTATGAACATGATGAGCTGAGAAAACAAGCCGTTACTAAAATAAAAATTGAACGGGAACAACGCTGTCAACATGTCGCAAATAATATTATTAAGTTACCACCTACCGCAGAAAATATACAAAAAATAACCAACAGCTATCAATACTCCTGCCCTGCTCTTGTAGAAAAATTCTCCGCGACAGTGCCTAAGAATACCGCAATACCAGAGACAACATTAGAAACAACGGCTGTTTCCGCTCCTGTCCCGTTGACTGAAAAAGCAGCTACAACGGTTTCTGTTCCTGCCAATACACCAGAGACGACGTTAGAAACAACGGCTATTTCTGCTCCTGTCCCGTTGACTGAAAAAGCAGCTACAACGGTTTCTGTTCCTTCCAATACACCAGAGACAACATTAGCAGCAACGGCTGTTTCCGCTCCTGTCCCGTTGACTGAAAAAGCAGCTACAACGGTTTCTGTTCCTGCCAATGCACCAGAGACAACATTAGCAACAACGGCTGTTTCCGCTCCTGTCCCATTGACTGAAAAAGCAGCTACAACGGTTTCTGTTCCTGCCAATACCGCAACATCGGAAACAATAGCAACAACCGATAAAAAAACCTGTGAAGCCTTGTATATAGCGCGTCAATTTGCGACGGCTATTAGTGTCTGTCAACAAGAGGCAACGGCTGGTGGTGTTAGCGCGCAGTTTTATTTAGGCGCAAGCTATTTACACACAAATAATCCACAATCAGCCTATTCTTGGTTTAAAAAAGCGGCTGAACAAGGACATAGTGAGGCGCAATATCAAATTGGACAACTGTATTACACGGGTAATGGTGTAGGGCAAAGTCATGATAAAGCAGTAGAATGGTTTGAATTAGCCGCTAAACAGCATAATACACAAGCACAATTTATGTTAAATAATATGTAA
- a CDS encoding RNA-binding S4 domain-containing protein: MHDKDDETDDKVRLDKWLWAARFFKTRSLAIEAINGGKVHINQHRTKPAKEVHIGDELRIQQGYAERTVIIKGLLKQRRPASEAVLLYEETADSLQKRQTMQEHHHLELLTRPTRAGRPTKRDRRLIHHFTQDDDRKKT; the protein is encoded by the coding sequence ATGCACGATAAAGATGATGAGACAGACGATAAAGTCCGCTTGGATAAATGGCTATGGGCAGCTCGTTTTTTTAAAACCCGTAGTTTAGCGATTGAAGCGATTAACGGTGGAAAAGTCCATATTAACCAACATCGCACAAAACCTGCAAAAGAGGTACATATCGGTGATGAATTGCGTATTCAACAGGGCTATGCAGAACGTACGGTTATTATTAAAGGCTTATTAAAACAACGCCGTCCTGCTTCTGAGGCTGTGTTATTGTATGAAGAAACCGCCGACAGTTTACAAAAACGTCAAACGATGCAAGAACATCATCATTTAGAATTATTAACCCGCCCAACACGAGCAGGTCGCCCAACTAAGCGGGATAGACGCTTAATTCATCACTTTACACAAGATGATGATAGGAAAAAAACTTGA
- a CDS encoding TonB-dependent receptor plug domain-containing protein, with translation MFNRLPIVCAIGLIPHLVIADVKREAIELSLEELINLKVQVATKTPEKSLSETPSVVTIITAEEIANSGARDLMDVLRLVPGFNLGLDVNNIVGIGVRGSWAHEGKILLLIDGVEMTERRFGNNPLGNHYPVAQIKRIEIIRGAGSVLYGGFAEFGVINIISKTVEELRGVQATVTYGRMEEATARQTVNIMAGETIGAAKFTAMGYLGRGRRSDGLYVDSNGDSLSLANSNELNPAFLNLGIEYKQLSSRLLVDNYRTTNRDLFGTIEPLTWQNDFQTVAWQTRYTQSLTDKLTLDNRVTLSHQDTWNQRVADEYQTRATVDRLSINLNPHYIFNAQFAVSSGVELFYDRNIDHSTESRSFSNYYNTTAFLEGAWQAAWGNLTLGARYDKHSDFGADLSPRIAYTKQFDKKWHIKLLYSGAYRSPTVENGYLNPDIKSEKTNIFETEMGYVFNKDIALTVNLFKINTKDTIVYDVIPNTITQTYFNAEQSGSQGIETELRLVKSWGYATLNYSYAIPTDSVSTYKAIDQQTGEEKDLNLAFPAHKLTLNGHFKLSPTWSFNPSWLLFSHRYGYARVDELGTPILYESPTTLLTNVFFRYQPNDTKNWEVGMGVYDVFAENMELIQPYNGGHSPLPITSREFLVQLQYQF, from the coding sequence ATGTTTAATCGTTTACCCATTGTTTGCGCCATTGGATTGATACCTCATTTAGTTATTGCTGATGTAAAGAGGGAAGCTATAGAGTTATCACTAGAAGAATTGATAAATCTGAAGGTGCAGGTTGCGACTAAAACGCCAGAGAAATCATTATCTGAGACTCCAAGTGTTGTTACCATTATCACGGCTGAAGAAATTGCGAACAGTGGCGCGCGGGATTTAATGGATGTATTGCGTTTAGTGCCTGGTTTTAATTTAGGGCTGGATGTTAATAATATTGTTGGTATTGGCGTTCGTGGCAGTTGGGCGCATGAAGGTAAGATATTGTTGCTTATTGATGGCGTAGAAATGACTGAACGACGTTTCGGAAATAATCCACTGGGTAATCATTATCCTGTCGCACAGATAAAACGAATAGAAATTATTCGCGGGGCAGGGTCAGTTTTATATGGTGGTTTTGCGGAATTCGGTGTGATTAACATTATTAGTAAAACCGTTGAAGAGTTACGAGGCGTACAAGCAACCGTTACCTATGGCAGAATGGAAGAGGCAACCGCACGCCAAACAGTGAATATTATGGCGGGGGAAACTATTGGTGCAGCTAAGTTTACTGCAATGGGTTATTTAGGACGGGGTAGGCGTAGCGATGGTTTATATGTAGATTCGAATGGTGATAGTTTATCGCTTGCAAATAGTAATGAACTGAACCCTGCTTTTCTTAATCTAGGAATAGAATACAAGCAATTAAGTAGCCGTTTATTAGTAGATAATTATCGGACAACTAACCGTGATTTATTCGGCACGATAGAGCCTTTAACCTGGCAAAATGATTTTCAGACGGTCGCTTGGCAAACACGTTATACACAATCGCTCACCGATAAGCTAACACTCGATAATCGGGTAACTTTATCTCATCAAGATACTTGGAATCAACGTGTTGCAGATGAGTATCAAACCCGTGCAACGGTGGATCGTTTAAGTATTAATCTTAATCCACACTATATTTTTAATGCGCAATTTGCAGTATCTAGCGGTGTAGAATTATTTTATGACCGCAATATTGACCATTCTACAGAATCTCGCTCTTTTTCTAATTATTATAATACGACAGCTTTTTTAGAAGGTGCGTGGCAAGCGGCATGGGGAAATTTAACACTGGGGGCGCGATATGATAAACATAGTGATTTTGGTGCAGATTTATCGCCACGCATTGCTTATACCAAACAATTTGATAAAAAATGGCATATCAAACTTTTGTATAGTGGCGCGTATCGTAGTCCAACGGTAGAAAATGGCTATTTAAATCCTGATATTAAATCAGAAAAAACAAATATATTTGAAACAGAAATGGGGTATGTTTTTAATAAAGATATTGCATTAACAGTCAATCTTTTTAAGATTAACACCAAAGATACCATTGTTTATGACGTTATCCCGAATACTATCACGCAAACTTATTTTAATGCAGAACAATCAGGTTCACAGGGAATAGAAACGGAGCTTCGTTTAGTTAAATCATGGGGTTATGCAACTTTAAACTATTCGTATGCCATACCAACAGATAGCGTTAGCACTTATAAAGCGATAGACCAACAAACAGGGGAAGAAAAAGACTTAAATCTTGCCTTTCCCGCACATAAATTGACGCTGAATGGACATTTTAAATTATCCCCCACATGGTCATTTAATCCCTCATGGTTATTGTTTAGCCATCGTTATGGTTATGCGCGTGTTGATGAGTTAGGCACGCCTATTTTGTATGAATCACCAACAACGCTATTAACCAATGTCTTTTTCCGCTATCAGCCAAACGACACCAAAAACTGGGAAGTCGGTATGGGTGTTTATGACGTATTTGCAGAAAATATGGAATTAATACAGCCCTATAATGGGGGACATTCTCCATTACCCATCACATCACGCGAGTTTTTAGTACAACTTCAATATCAATTTTAA
- a CDS encoding DUF3592 domain-containing protein: protein MQRIQKNSLFSIFAWLIIIMGMSLLFIGANEFNNAQHSTHWLETTGKIIQSDISQKLTSRDQTEHIIYSPHIRYEYTIEGRIYQADRVNFLPQATTQSAAEAVNKQYPIGKIVTVYFNPDDIKIAVLETGATIQNYEPLIIGGVLLLLGIVLLRRQPKPKTV, encoded by the coding sequence ATGCAACGCATACAGAAAAACAGTTTATTTTCAATTTTTGCTTGGTTAATCATTATAATGGGTATGAGCCTTCTATTTATTGGTGCTAATGAATTTAATAACGCCCAACATAGCACCCACTGGTTAGAAACAACGGGGAAGATTATTCAATCGGATATTAGCCAAAAATTGACCAGTCGTGACCAAACGGAACATATTATTTACAGCCCTCATATTCGCTATGAATACACGATTGAAGGACGTATTTATCAAGCAGATCGTGTTAATTTTCTTCCCCAAGCAACTACACAATCCGCTGCTGAAGCAGTTAATAAACAATATCCTATTGGCAAAATAGTAACGGTCTATTTCAACCCAGATGACATAAAAATAGCAGTATTAGAAACAGGTGCAACGATACAAAATTATGAACCCTTAATAATTGGCGGTGTTTTATTATTACTGGGTATCGTTTTATTAAGAAGACAACCAAAGCCAAAAACGGTTTAA
- a CDS encoding efflux RND transporter permease subunit, which translates to MVLSAISIRRPVLATVMSLIIILIGIISFTHLSVREYPNIDAPVVSVRTVYTGASAEIMESQVTQPIEDALAGIEGIKKIKSVSREQVSEITIEFVLKRDADNAANDVRDRVARARSELPDEADDPVVSKVEADAQAVIWIAFSSDKHSSLELSDYADRFIIPRLQVLEGVASVIIGGERRYAMRIWLDRDRLADYSLTPQDVESALRLQNVEVPSGRIESTQREFTVLTQTDLRTVAEFNQLIIKEVNGYPIRLSDVGYAAVGPEDERRIVRVNGQPAVGLGVVKQSTANTLSVAQAVRAELPYVTVLDGMKLEVVFDTSIFIEASIDAVYHTMGEAFVLVVLVIFAFLRSFRVTFIPFVTIPVSLIGAFIFLDMLGFSINILTLLGLVLAIGIVVDDAIVMLENIHRHVELGKPPLQAAIVGSQEIGFAVISMTITLAAVFVPLTFMTGNTGRLFTEFALTVSAAVIVSGFVALTLTPMMCSKMFKSHEHHGFLFNITEQFFVGMNNGYRAILKGILKVRWFMIIIFGVTIYGAIWIYPQIKQELAPTEDRSIMIGVLSAPEGSTLEYTDKYARQIEQIYAKVPEIRKFFVVVAPGLQNPNPVNSALSFVSLVPWGERTRSQQSIVGEIMPKMLGLPGVLAFALNPPSLGQSFRNPPVQFIIQGDSYEQLQAMSDRMLEKIRAYPGMTNVDTDLKLNKPQLVVTIDRDKVAAVGVEVEEVGRTLETLLGGRQVTRFKREGKQYDVIVQLNQEDRTKPTDLSAIFVRNKNGKLIQLSNLVKVTEAVAPKELNRFDRLRSVLISANVAPNYSLKQALDFLNETAKETLDATAKTGLDGQSREFMESGETLVMTFILALVFIYLVLAAQFESFVSPLIIMLTVPLAMTGALFALYYTHGTLNVYSQIGLVMLIGLITRHGILIVEFSNQLQEQGKLVKDAVIEAAVLRLRPILMTSLSMILGTLPLAISTGAGAESRQQIGWVILGGLILGTFLTLFIIPVAYTLLARRYNPDKEHAHKQGQRNTTYPAHSIVETGGYGNSKHD; encoded by the coding sequence ATGGTTTTGTCTGCTATTTCTATCCGCCGTCCCGTGTTAGCGACGGTGATGAGTTTAATTATTATTTTAATTGGAATTATTTCTTTTACACATTTATCAGTACGAGAATATCCGAATATTGACGCACCCGTTGTTTCTGTACGAACGGTTTATACAGGGGCAAGCGCGGAAATTATGGAAAGCCAAGTCACTCAGCCAATTGAAGACGCATTGGCGGGGATTGAAGGCATTAAGAAAATTAAATCTGTTAGTAGAGAGCAAGTTAGTGAAATTACTATTGAATTTGTATTAAAACGAGATGCGGACAATGCAGCGAATGACGTGCGCGACCGTGTCGCGCGGGCGCGTTCTGAATTGCCTGATGAAGCCGATGACCCTGTTGTTTCTAAAGTAGAAGCTGATGCACAGGCCGTGATTTGGATTGCTTTTTCCAGCGATAAGCATAGTTCATTGGAATTAAGTGATTATGCTGACCGTTTTATTATTCCGCGCTTACAGGTGTTAGAAGGTGTAGCGAGTGTGATTATTGGTGGCGAAAGACGCTATGCAATGCGGATTTGGTTAGACCGTGACCGTCTCGCAGATTATAGTCTAACCCCACAGGATGTAGAGTCTGCATTGCGCTTGCAAAACGTTGAAGTGCCTTCAGGACGGATTGAAAGCACGCAACGCGAATTTACAGTGCTGACGCAAACAGATTTACGGACAGTTGCAGAATTTAACCAATTAATTATTAAAGAAGTTAATGGCTATCCAATTCGTTTAAGTGATGTCGGTTATGCGGCAGTAGGTCCTGAAGATGAACGGCGGATTGTACGGGTTAATGGTCAGCCCGCTGTAGGCTTAGGCGTGGTTAAACAATCAACAGCAAATACGCTTTCTGTTGCCCAAGCAGTACGGGCAGAATTGCCCTATGTGACGGTTTTAGACGGTATGAAGTTGGAAGTGGTTTTTGACACTTCTATCTTTATTGAAGCCTCTATTGATGCGGTTTATCACACAATGGGCGAGGCTTTTGTGCTGGTTGTGCTGGTTATTTTTGCTTTTTTGCGCTCGTTTCGTGTCACATTTATTCCTTTCGTTACCATTCCTGTCTCGTTAATAGGTGCGTTTATTTTTCTGGATATGTTAGGATTTTCTATTAATATCTTAACGTTATTAGGGTTAGTCTTAGCCATCGGTATTGTGGTGGATGATGCTATCGTTATGCTAGAAAATATTCATCGTCACGTAGAACTTGGCAAACCACCATTGCAAGCCGCCATTGTAGGCAGTCAAGAAATTGGTTTTGCTGTTATTTCTATGACAATTACGCTTGCAGCCGTGTTCGTTCCCTTAACGTTTATGACGGGTAATACGGGGCGATTGTTTACTGAATTTGCCCTGACGGTGTCAGCCGCAGTTATTGTGTCTGGCTTTGTCGCTTTAACGCTCACGCCAATGATGTGTTCTAAAATGTTTAAAAGTCATGAGCATCATGGATTTTTATTCAATATTACAGAACAGTTTTTTGTTGGCATGAATAATGGCTATCGAGCGATTTTAAAAGGTATTTTAAAAGTCCGTTGGTTTATGATAATTATCTTTGGGGTAACTATTTACGGGGCGATTTGGATATATCCTCAAATTAAGCAAGAGCTTGCACCAACAGAAGACCGTAGTATTATGATTGGTGTTCTTAGTGCGCCTGAAGGCTCAACGCTGGAATATACGGATAAATATGCCCGCCAAATCGAGCAGATTTACGCAAAAGTGCCTGAAATTCGTAAATTTTTCGTTGTTGTCGCACCGGGGTTACAAAACCCAAATCCTGTTAATAGTGCATTATCTTTTGTAAGCCTTGTGCCTTGGGGAGAACGGACGCGAAGCCAGCAAAGCATTGTTGGGGAAATTATGCCAAAAATGCTGGGGTTGCCGGGTGTATTGGCTTTCGCGCTCAATCCGCCCTCGTTGGGGCAAAGTTTCCGCAATCCGCCTGTACAATTTATTATTCAGGGGGATTCTTACGAACAGTTGCAAGCTATGTCGGATAGGATGTTAGAAAAAATCCGTGCTTATCCGGGGATGACTAACGTTGATACGGACTTAAAACTCAATAAGCCACAATTAGTTGTGACCATAGACCGTGATAAAGTCGCCGCTGTTGGCGTGGAAGTGGAGGAAGTTGGACGCACGTTAGAAACTTTATTGGGCGGACGGCAAGTAACTCGCTTTAAACGTGAGGGGAAACAATACGATGTTATCGTACAGTTGAACCAAGAAGATAGAACTAAACCAACGGACTTAAGCGCGATTTTCGTGCGGAATAAAAACGGTAAATTAATTCAACTATCTAATTTAGTTAAAGTTACTGAGGCAGTTGCCCCTAAGGAACTTAATCGTTTTGACCGTTTACGCTCAGTTTTAATCAGTGCTAACGTTGCACCTAATTATAGTTTGAAACAAGCCTTAGACTTTTTAAACGAAACGGCTAAGGAAACGTTGGATGCAACCGCAAAAACGGGATTAGATGGACAATCACGGGAATTTATGGAGTCAGGCGAAACGTTAGTGATGACCTTTATTTTAGCCTTAGTCTTTATTTATCTTGTCTTAGCCGCGCAGTTTGAGAGTTTTGTGAGTCCGTTGATTATTATGCTCACTGTGCCATTGGCGATGACGGGGGCGTTGTTCGCGCTGTACTACACGCATGGTACGTTGAATGTGTATAGTCAAATTGGGCTGGTGATGTTAATTGGCTTGATTACACGACATGGGATTTTAATTGTAGAGTTTTCTAACCAATTGCAAGAGCAAGGAAAGTTAGTTAAAGATGCGGTTATTGAGGCAGCAGTATTGCGTTTACGCCCGATTTTAATGACCTCACTTTCTATGATTTTAGGAACATTGCCGCTTGCCATTTCTACAGGAGCAGGTGCAGAAAGCCGTCAACAAATTGGTTGGGTTATTTTAGGCGGTTTGATTTTAGGCACATTCTTGACATTGTTCATTATTCCTGTGGCTTATACCTTGTTAGCAAGACGTTATAATCCAGATAAAGAACATGCCCATAAACAGGGACAACGGAATACAACTTATCCAGCACATTCTATTGTAGAAACAGGTGGATATGGTAATTCAAAACACGATTAA
- a CDS encoding efflux RND transporter periplasmic adaptor subunit — translation MSSYRYFLISLLGISALISPFSNAQQPPPAMPVEATPVQVDTVIIDATAIGTLKAEESVVIRSELDGRIQTLHVMEGQTVEKGKPLVVLDDSEYRAQLAESAATVNLNALNFERSKDMLNKNLGSRQTYDEAKAKLDESRARQSLIQVSLDKTRIPAPFSGILSLRNISEGAYIKAGEDLVTLVDINTIKIDFRVSERYLTQIKSGQAVNLRVDAYPNEVFQGQLYASDPRVDEDTRTILLRARVANPARKLLPGMFARVSLLLEERKNAIVIPEQAIVPQGNDSFVFKLVDNKAQLTKVILGKRRTGDVEVVEGLTTSDVVVTDGQIKLRNGADVRVITKPVAEKPTAAPAKPAS, via the coding sequence ATGTCTAGTTATCGTTATTTTCTTATAAGTTTGTTGGGGATAAGTGCGCTTATTTCGCCATTTTCTAATGCTCAACAACCGCCTCCTGCTATGCCCGTTGAAGCAACGCCTGTTCAAGTGGATACGGTTATTATTGATGCTACCGCCATAGGTACACTAAAAGCAGAAGAGAGTGTTGTTATCCGTTCAGAACTTGATGGCAGAATTCAAACCTTACATGTTATGGAAGGGCAGACTGTTGAAAAGGGAAAACCACTTGTTGTATTGGATGATTCAGAATATCGCGCTCAATTGGCAGAAAGTGCTGCAACCGTTAATTTAAATGCACTCAATTTTGAACGCTCAAAAGATATGCTTAACAAAAATTTAGGCAGTCGCCAAACTTATGATGAGGCAAAAGCTAAATTGGACGAGTCTCGCGCTCGACAATCATTAATTCAAGTCTCTTTGGATAAAACCCGTATTCCTGCACCATTCAGTGGAATATTAAGCCTCCGTAATATCAGCGAAGGCGCGTATATCAAAGCGGGGGAAGATTTAGTGACCTTAGTCGATATTAATACGATTAAAATCGATTTTCGTGTCTCTGAGCGGTACTTAACCCAAATTAAAAGCGGACAAGCGGTTAATCTACGGGTGGATGCCTACCCTAACGAAGTTTTTCAAGGGCAATTGTACGCATCCGACCCGCGTGTTGATGAGGATACACGAACGATTTTATTACGCGCTCGGGTTGCAAATCCCGCCCGAAAACTATTACCCGGTATGTTTGCCCGTGTGAGCTTGCTATTAGAAGAACGGAAAAATGCCATCGTCATTCCAGAACAAGCGATTGTTCCACAAGGAAATGATAGCTTTGTCTTTAAACTTGTTGATAATAAAGCGCAATTAACTAAAGTCATCTTGGGTAAACGTCGGACGGGTGATGTGGAGGTAGTAGAAGGCTTAACCACCAGTGATGTTGTTGTAACGGATGGACAAATTAAGCTCCGTAATGGTGCTGATGTTCGTGTTATCACCAAGCCTGTCGCCGAAAAACCAACGGCTGCACCTGCTAAACCCGCAAGTTAG
- a CDS encoding TIGR00730 family Rossman fold protein has protein sequence MTKRPTPLMRPPLRNRSDVSQGREAWRILQIMSEFLEGFERLSDVVPAVTLFGSARFPAEHPYCQLAEKIAKELSDAGFAIISGGGPGIMEAANKGAFAGNSPSIGLNISLPHEQSANAYQDIALNFRHFFARKVMFVRYSSAYVVLPGGFGTLDELAEVLTLVQTHKIPRIPIILVYREFWQGLLDWIQTVLVTHHTISPEDLELITIADDTETVVKTIFDYYEKRAENAETVTDLFNL, from the coding sequence ATGACAAAACGCCCAACGCCATTAATGCGTCCTCCGCTTCGCAATCGTAGCGATGTCTCTCAAGGACGCGAAGCATGGCGAATTTTACAAATTATGTCGGAATTTCTTGAGGGTTTTGAACGTCTATCAGATGTTGTTCCAGCCGTCACGCTGTTTGGCTCGGCACGTTTTCCTGCTGAACATCCTTATTGCCAACTAGCTGAAAAAATTGCCAAAGAATTATCCGATGCGGGGTTTGCCATTATCAGTGGTGGTGGACCGGGTATTATGGAAGCTGCGAATAAAGGTGCGTTTGCAGGAAACTCGCCCAGTATTGGTTTAAATATCTCCTTGCCTCATGAACAATCGGCTAATGCTTACCAAGATATTGCGCTTAATTTTCGGCATTTTTTTGCGCGTAAAGTGATGTTTGTGCGCTATTCTTCAGCTTATGTCGTTTTACCGGGTGGATTTGGGACATTAGATGAGCTTGCTGAGGTGCTTACGCTTGTACAAACGCATAAAATTCCGAGAATTCCTATCATCCTTGTATATCGTGAATTTTGGCAGGGATTATTAGACTGGATACAAACCGTTTTAGTAACACACCATACTATTTCGCCCGAAGATTTAGAGTTAATTACGATTGCAGATGATACTGAAACCGTTGTAAAAACCATCTTTGATTATTATGAAAAACGCGCAGAAAATGCCGAAACAGTCACCGATTTATTTAACTTGTAA
- a CDS encoding DUF2782 domain-containing protein, with amino-acid sequence MRKIYNFLVFICLSCSLQAEDSVPTPPNILATPTAPVEKTTQTTEEQPIERIEPEVTVIRKADKTIEEYRVNGQLTLIKVTPKVGVAYYLVDMDGDGTLETSRFALDNSPYLNQWILFSW; translated from the coding sequence ATGCGAAAAATATACAATTTTCTTGTGTTTATTTGCCTGTCTTGTAGCCTTCAGGCAGAAGACAGTGTACCTACCCCGCCTAACATTTTGGCTACGCCCACTGCACCAGTGGAAAAGACAACCCAAACAACTGAAGAACAGCCCATTGAACGAATAGAACCCGAAGTTACCGTTATTCGTAAAGCGGACAAAACGATAGAAGAATATCGTGTTAATGGACAATTAACCCTCATTAAAGTAACGCCTAAAGTAGGTGTTGCCTACTATCTTGTTGATATGGATGGTGATGGAACGTTAGAAACCAGTCGTTTTGCGTTGGATAACAGCCCTTATTTGAACCAATGGATTTTATTTTCTTGGTAA
- a CDS encoding homoserine kinase, with protein MSKLIYNKITMIAPAQIANFGGLFDRAGKLCCRPPLGAYDAEGGPGNWMQIERLSGKKGVIEVDILVRKCDADGFWDNPVTFSKLLDEIRQHPEKDVVRLLTQATCHKIAELTDKPIQDGFRITIIIHTPNGQTGLGLGGSASSAAIVIGIDALYGSPIADSNEGQKTLLRLAAEGERIAAGRIFFDNVAPLIVKGDLIYIPPTLTGEPNVFSLNCPPNLHVVTITPDFAISTSHMTAVLKDKTVGWQTAETAGDHKMEVMRALLTQDLNLLLKHATNTIIEPIRGQHIKGYKTAQSVVQEMNANDPENPRYALGISGSGPTMYVMTGSIEEANQAGYEIHKALNEQEQVYSWWFCHSVNPNGAEVIGRESH; from the coding sequence ATGTCGAAGCTCATTTACAACAAAATAACCATGATTGCCCCTGCTCAAATTGCAAACTTTGGGGGACTGTTTGACCGCGCGGGAAAACTATGCTGTCGTCCACCACTGGGTGCGTATGATGCGGAAGGTGGACCTGGTAACTGGATGCAAATTGAGCGTTTATCAGGCAAAAAAGGGGTTATCGAAGTCGATATTCTTGTCCGCAAATGTGATGCTGATGGTTTTTGGGATAACCCTGTAACATTCAGTAAGTTATTGGATGAAATCCGTCAACATCCTGAAAAAGATGTAGTTCGTTTACTCACGCAGGCAACTTGCCACAAAATCGCAGAGTTGACAGACAAACCGATACAAGATGGTTTTCGTATTACCATTATTATTCATACCCCAAATGGACAAACAGGCTTAGGCTTAGGCGGTAGTGCTTCGAGTGCGGCAATTGTCATAGGGATTGACGCGCTGTATGGTTCGCCAATTGCGGATAGTAATGAAGGACAAAAAACGCTCTTACGTTTAGCGGCAGAAGGGGAACGCATTGCCGCAGGACGGATTTTCTTTGATAACGTTGCGCCATTAATTGTCAAAGGAGATTTAATTTATATTCCGCCGACACTAACGGGTGAACCGAATGTTTTTTCGCTTAACTGTCCGCCAAATTTGCATGTGGTGACAATTACGCCAGATTTTGCTATTAGCACATCACACATGACGGCTGTCTTGAAAGATAAAACCGTTGGTTGGCAAACGGCTGAAACGGCAGGCGATCATAAAATGGAAGTGATGCGTGCGTTACTGACACAAGATTTAAACTTGTTATTAAAACACGCGACAAATACCATTATTGAACCCATACGTGGGCAACATATTAAGGGCTATAAAACCGCGCAATCGGTTGTACAAGAGATGAATGCAAACGACCCAGAAAACCCTCGTTATGCACTCGGTATTAGCGGTTCTGGCCCTACTATGTATGTAATGACAGGTTCAATTGAAGAAGCAAATCAAGCAGGTTATGAAATTCATAAAGCGTTAAATGAGCAGGAACAAGTCTATAGCTGGTGGTTTTGTCACAGCGTTAATCCTAATGGTGCAGAAGTGATAGGACGAGAAAGCCATTAG